In Catenulispora sp. EB89, one genomic interval encodes:
- a CDS encoding IclR family transcriptional regulator has product MSQTVTRALRLLAELGDGERSLDQLAEVVGVHKTTVLRLLQSLEEDRFVYRDADYRYHLGAGLFALANLAMEQRGVRRIAAPHLAALNAATGQTVHLAAYEGGEVVYIDKYDSRHKVRMYSRVGLRAGLHNTAVAKVLLADLPVAERRRVVAGIEFVPHTPNTITSAPQLLAELDAVAAQGWAQDHAEHETFINCVGAPVRDASGRAVAAVSISVPDVVLPYEQVLELLPQLLDTVRAISADAGAP; this is encoded by the coding sequence ATGAGCCAGACCGTCACCCGCGCCCTGCGCCTGCTCGCCGAGCTCGGCGACGGCGAGCGCTCGCTCGACCAGCTGGCCGAGGTGGTCGGCGTGCACAAGACCACCGTGCTGCGGCTGCTCCAGTCGCTGGAGGAGGACCGGTTCGTCTACCGGGACGCCGACTACCGCTACCACCTCGGGGCCGGGCTGTTCGCGTTGGCGAACCTGGCGATGGAGCAGCGCGGCGTCCGCCGGATCGCGGCACCGCATCTGGCCGCGCTGAACGCCGCGACCGGGCAGACCGTGCACCTGGCCGCGTACGAGGGCGGCGAGGTCGTCTACATCGACAAGTACGACTCGCGGCACAAGGTGCGCATGTACTCGCGCGTCGGGCTGCGCGCCGGACTGCACAACACGGCGGTGGCGAAGGTGCTGCTCGCGGACCTGCCGGTGGCGGAGCGGCGGCGGGTGGTGGCGGGGATCGAGTTCGTGCCGCACACGCCGAACACCATCACCTCCGCGCCCCAGCTGCTCGCGGAGCTCGACGCGGTGGCCGCGCAGGGGTGGGCGCAGGACCACGCCGAGCACGAGACGTTCATCAACTGCGTCGGGGCGCCGGTGCGGGACGCGTCCGGGCGGGCGGTGGCCGCGGTGTCGATCTCCGTGCCGGACGTGGTGCTTCCGTACGAGCAGGTGCTGGAGCTGTTGCCGCAGCTGCTGGATACCGTGCGTGCGATTTCGGCGGACGCCGGCGCGCCGTGA
- a CDS encoding RidA family protein, producing MTSAKTEIRTDGAPAPMPMFSQGVRKGPILQVSGQGGEDPATGEYVAPGDVKAQTARTLENVKAIVEAGGGTVDDVVMFRVYLTTRDHFAAMNEAYAEFIEANIGADGVKPGRTTIFVELPKASMLVEIDALAVVG from the coding sequence ATGACCTCCGCCAAGACTGAGATCCGTACCGACGGCGCCCCGGCCCCGATGCCGATGTTCTCCCAGGGTGTGCGGAAGGGCCCCATCCTGCAGGTGTCCGGTCAGGGCGGGGAGGACCCGGCGACCGGTGAGTACGTGGCGCCAGGCGACGTGAAGGCGCAGACCGCGCGGACGCTGGAGAACGTGAAGGCGATCGTCGAGGCCGGCGGCGGCACCGTCGACGACGTCGTGATGTTCCGCGTCTACCTCACGACGCGGGACCACTTCGCGGCGATGAACGAGGCGTACGCGGAGTTCATCGAGGCGAACATCGGCGCGGACGGTGTGAAGCCGGGCCGGACGACCATCTTCGTGGAGCTGCCGAAGGCGTCGATGCTGGTGGAGATCGACGCGCTGGCTGTCGTCGGCTGA
- a CDS encoding alpha/beta hydrolase family protein: MHLALPAPTGRYAVGEDVLHLTDTSRLDPWNPSAGHRQLTVSMFYPARQGTGRPAAYMSAGEAQNFVAQRVPPGFGITADAVAALQTHAFTGASAAHGKFPLVVLSPGLENPRATLTSVATDLASRGYVVALVGHPYEDSGEQLADGSIAPCLWCSQNGSDPASDDQLVASRGVDVKFVVDQLTRGHAWDLSHLIDKHSIGMAGHSAGGAAAAAAMEADPRIKAGVNLDGTFLPAVPAGALGDRAFMLFGKQSDHVEGDAPYLDPTWGATWADLTGYKRWFAVSGEAHASFTDIAVLAEEVGMPVPGQTLDGIRGIQITRDYVAAFFDKTLKGESSPLMAGNSAAYPEVAEQP; the protein is encoded by the coding sequence GTGCATCTCGCGCTGCCGGCGCCGACCGGTCGCTACGCGGTCGGCGAGGACGTTCTGCACCTGACCGACACCAGCCGCCTCGACCCGTGGAACCCCTCGGCCGGCCATCGCCAACTGACTGTCTCAATGTTCTACCCTGCGCGTCAGGGCACCGGTCGGCCCGCGGCCTATATGAGCGCTGGCGAGGCGCAGAACTTCGTGGCTCAGCGGGTGCCGCCGGGGTTCGGCATCACCGCTGATGCTGTCGCGGCGTTGCAGACTCACGCTTTCACCGGCGCTTCCGCTGCGCACGGCAAGTTCCCGCTGGTCGTGCTGTCGCCCGGGTTGGAGAACCCGCGGGCGACTCTGACCTCGGTGGCGACCGATCTGGCCAGCCGCGGCTACGTCGTGGCGCTGGTCGGGCATCCGTACGAGGACAGCGGCGAGCAGTTGGCGGACGGGAGTATCGCACCGTGCTTGTGGTGCAGCCAGAACGGGAGCGATCCGGCCAGTGACGATCAGTTGGTCGCCAGCCGTGGCGTGGACGTGAAGTTCGTCGTCGACCAGCTGACCCGGGGTCACGCCTGGGATCTCAGCCACCTGATAGACAAGCACAGCATCGGCATGGCCGGGCACTCGGCCGGCGGCGCGGCGGCTGCGGCGGCGATGGAGGCCGACCCGCGGATCAAGGCCGGCGTGAACCTGGACGGCACCTTCCTGCCCGCGGTTCCGGCCGGGGCGCTCGGCGACCGGGCGTTCATGCTGTTCGGCAAGCAGAGCGACCACGTCGAGGGGGACGCGCCGTACCTGGATCCCACCTGGGGCGCCACCTGGGCCGATCTGACCGGCTACAAGCGGTGGTTCGCGGTTTCGGGCGAGGCGCACGCGTCGTTCACCGACATCGCGGTGCTGGCGGAGGAGGTGGGGATGCCGGTCCCGGGGCAGACCCTGGACGGCATCCGCGGCATTCAGATCACTCGGGACTACGTCGCAGCGTTCTTCGACAAGACTCTGAAGGGCGAGTCGTCGCCGCTGATGGCAGGCAACTCGGCGGCGTATCCGGAGGTGGCGGAACAGCCGTAG
- a CDS encoding SDR family oxidoreductase, producing the protein MTVRDSVADGRYLVLGGSGRTGSLVTSLLLERGARVTVAGRRPRGVAGAAGTVSTADTVVVDLASGFDAAQLDGYDGVVISVEPPTDDHGAEAVMHHGVAAVAKAAARSGARVVLVSQIYITRAAEHPDMSGIVTARGRGEEALRASRAAYTIVRPAWLTSGPASGVRLEQGDAGDGRISRASVAAAAVAALVSQDAAGKTFEIYDAGDAVPDWSAEFAALAADSGA; encoded by the coding sequence ATGACGGTTCGTGATTCTGTGGCTGATGGCAGGTACTTGGTGCTCGGCGGTTCGGGCCGGACCGGCTCGCTCGTGACGTCGCTGCTGCTGGAGCGGGGTGCGCGGGTGACGGTCGCGGGGCGGCGTCCGCGTGGCGTCGCGGGCGCCGCTGGCACCGTTAGCACTGCCGACACCGTCGTGGTCGACCTGGCGTCCGGCTTCGACGCGGCGCAGCTCGACGGCTACGACGGAGTGGTGATCTCGGTCGAACCGCCGACGGACGACCACGGCGCCGAGGCGGTGATGCACCACGGCGTGGCGGCGGTCGCCAAGGCCGCCGCCCGAAGCGGCGCACGGGTGGTGCTGGTCTCGCAGATCTACATCACCCGGGCCGCGGAGCACCCGGACATGTCAGGGATCGTCACCGCCCGCGGCCGGGGTGAGGAGGCGCTGCGGGCCAGCAGGGCGGCGTACACGATCGTGCGGCCGGCGTGGCTGACATCGGGGCCGGCGTCCGGGGTGCGGCTGGAGCAGGGCGACGCCGGAGACGGACGGATCAGCCGGGCTTCGGTGGCGGCGGCTGCCGTCGCGGCGCTGGTGTCGCAGGATGCGGCGGGGAAGACGTTCGAGATTTACGACGCGGGCGATGCGGTGCCGGATTGGTCGGCGGAGTTCGCGGCGTTGGCTGCTGACTCAGGGGCTTGA
- a CDS encoding DUF397 domain-containing protein, producing MSDHDPVLTWRTASFCGEDSCVEVAIGAGRVYVRNSRRRAQEPMVFDFNEWEAFVLGVRNHEFDAPPLSGGADA from the coding sequence ATGTCGGATCATGATCCTGTGCTCACGTGGCGAACCGCCTCGTTCTGTGGTGAGGACAGCTGCGTAGAGGTCGCGATTGGCGCTGGGCGGGTATACGTCCGCAACTCCAGAAGACGCGCTCAAGAGCCGATGGTGTTTGACTTCAATGAGTGGGAAGCCTTCGTGCTGGGAGTTCGCAACCACGAGTTCGACGCCCCACCGCTTTCAGGCGGGGCAGACGCATGA